CCGGCACAACATGAACACAACGACACCTCCCATGCATGAAATAACTCCCGGACCCGATCACCAGGCCGTCAATGTGGCCCTGATCACCCGCCGAAAACCGGACGGGGCCAATGCCCTTTCCGCTTCCGTAACGTTCGGATGGAGAGCGATGCTGAAAATCAAGCATGTTCCGGAACAGCTGTTTGATGTAACCGCCTTTCCAATCATGTTCATCCTGATGTTCACATACCTTTTCGGGGGCGCCATTGCCGGATCCACCGGTGCCTACCTGCAATACCTGCTTCCCGGAATTATGGCGCAGACGGTGGTGATGCTCTCGATGTATACCGGACTTGCCCTCAACAATGACATCCGAAAGGGGATTTTTGACCGGTTCCGCTCGCTTCCCGTATGGCAGCCGGCCGTACTGACCGGCGCCCTGCTCGGCGACGCCCTGCGCTATACGATCGCTTCCCTCATGGTGGTTGTGATCGGTTTCATGCTTGGCTTCCGGCCGGAAGGCGGTGCGATCGGCATGGTTATGGCCATCCTCCTGCTGTTGGTATTTACCTTCAGTTTTTCGTGGATATGGACGGCCATCGGCATCGTGGTGCGGTCGCAGGAATCGCTTTACACCCTCAGCTTCATCGTCCTGTTTCCCCTGACATTCATCAGCAACGTGTTCGTCCACCCGGAGACCATGCCCCCCTGGCTGCAGTCCTTTGTTGATGTCAACCCCATCAGCATACTGGTTACAGCCATGCGTGGCTTCATCCACGGAAATATTGTTATCGCGGACGTGATTGCGGTTCTGCTGATATCCGCATTGCTCGTTGCAATTTTCGGGCCTGTTACCATGTACCTGTTCCGGCGTCAAAAGTGAGATATTGCCATGCGCGCATGGGCCATGCCATAGGCCGCCAGTGATGCCGGCAACGCGCCCGTCAGAACCGTGACAACGAACAACAGCGAGTGGTGTGGGAGCTGAAGCGCTTCCGCCATACGCGGCAACAGAACCGGGGATGTGACAACCGTAATGTAGAGGGCTGTTACCGCCCAGACCAGGCCGACGGATACAAAAACCACGGCGAATGTCCGTGCCGGCGACTCCATGCTCACCCAGCCGGCAACCAGACCTGCGACGACCACGATCCACCATGGGAATACCAGTGGCAGCAGAAACGCGCTCAGGCCAATCAGAATAATGAGGTAACGGGTTTTCATCGTGAACAGGAATTTGGAAAGGTGTATTATGTGCCACCGAGGCCGTTTGTATGAGGCCTGTCTTTATGCTCACCGTTCACACGGCTTTTTTCTTTGGTGTTGATGTCTCCTTGCATCCGAATGGATGTATCCACCCGGGGTTTCTGGTTGAATGACATGGCGAACTCACGGCCTTAAGGTGATCCTTGAAACCTCCTGTTCCCCGGCTTCTTCCGGAGAACGCCAGAAGTTCAGCTCATAGAGTGTCCCGTCGGGCCAGTCGTCGTAATGCGAATCGTAATTGGGATTTCCGGGGTTGCCGGATTGGCCGCCCGAATAACTGCCGAACGCCTTCATCACGGGTCCCGTTTCGACCACCATTCTCATCGACGGGGCAAACCGGTTGTGTGCCGCGTTAATCGCATGGAAGGTCCCGGGCATGGCAACATCATCTCTTCCGAATCCCGGAATAAACG
The Balneolales bacterium ANBcel1 DNA segment above includes these coding regions:
- a CDS encoding ABC transporter permease: MNTTTPPMHEITPGPDHQAVNVALITRRKPDGANALSASVTFGWRAMLKIKHVPEQLFDVTAFPIMFILMFTYLFGGAIAGSTGAYLQYLLPGIMAQTVVMLSMYTGLALNNDIRKGIFDRFRSLPVWQPAVLTGALLGDALRYTIASLMVVVIGFMLGFRPEGGAIGMVMAILLLLVFTFSFSWIWTAIGIVVRSQESLYTLSFIVLFPLTFISNVFVHPETMPPWLQSFVDVNPISILVTAMRGFIHGNIVIADVIAVLLISALLVAIFGPVTMYLFRRQK